The segment CCACGTCGTAGGCCACCTGCCGGCCGCTGGGCAGGGTCACCATCAGGTACGACCCGGTGACGGTGTAGCTCGCCGCCTCGAAGACGGTGCCGTCGCGCAGCCGGATCTCGAGCGCCGCCGCCGACAGCCCCACCAGGACGATCGCCACCACGAGCACGAGGGCACGTTTCACGGCATTACTCCTGACGCCAGTTGGTCACAGTATACCCGGTGGGGTTGAGGAACTCCTGGGTGTAGCCGGGGATCGGGATGTCCGGCGTGAAGGTCACGTAGCTGGTCCCGCTGATGGTGTAGCCGGTGTTGCCGGTGATGAACTGGTTGAACTCGGTCGTGGTGCCGTTGCCGCACTGGAACCACAGGTCGTACACCCGGCCGATGCCGGCGGCGCGGCAGATCGGGGCGTCGGGGTCCGGCTCGCCACCGCCGCCACCACCGCCGCCGCCACCACCGCCACCACCACCGGGGCAGAGGTCCGGCGGGTTCATGGCGATCAGATCGTCGCCCGGCTCGAAGGTCGAGAACAGGACGTGGCCGCTGACCACGGTGGACTCGAAGGTCGTCCGCTCGTCGGGCCGCATCGTCATGTACCAGCCGTAGTAGCCGTTGACCGGGTCGAGGGCGTTGGTGGCGCACCCGAAGTCGCCGGAGAGCGCCGAGTAGTCGAGGCCGAGCAGGTTGCCCGCGGTGCGGGTGACGTCGTCGCCGACGTCGAGCACGAAGTAGTAGGCGCTGATGTCGCCGTTCTCGAGCTGGAGGTTGGCACGGTCGCCCGCCCCCAGCGTGATCGCCCAGGTGTAGGCCGAGCCGTCGAAGAACGCGGGCACGATGATCGGCCGCATGAAGAACTGCTGGCGAGCCGCGAAGTCGGCGCGGAAGTCGAAGATCCGGGTCAGGGTGGCGGCGCCGACCCCGGTCGACCCGGAGTCGTTCGGCGCCGGATAGCCGATCCGCCACAGGCTGCCGTTCGAGTCGCCGAAGTAGATCCGGTCGTGGAAGCCGTCGAGGTCGGAGTCGAGCGCGGCGAAGCTGCCGGGCACCGACACGCCGATCGGCTCCTTGTAGACCACGGCGCCGGTTTCGATGTCGACGCCGTAGACGAAGTTGCCGGTCAGGTCGGACTCCTGCTTGTCCCAGCCGCCGCCGAAGAAGGCCACGAAGGTGTCGTCGGGATTGCTGGGCGTCCCGGCGTTGTAGATGGCGATCCTGGCGATCGCCGGCTTCGACCAGGTCCAGCCGAGGTCCCAGTAGGGCGCGCACTCGTCACCGGTCATGCCGACCGGGCAGTTGGCATCGTCGTCGCTTTCGTCCAGGAACTCCCACATCAGGCGCGGGTACTCGGCCGAGCAGTTGCCGGTCAGGCCGGTGTCGCAGCCGGGCATCACGCTCTCGTCAGGCAGGAAGTCCGGGGAGCCCGAGGTCGGGTCGGGCTGGGTGATGTCGAGGGCGACCACGCCCCGGCCGCCGCGCCGCATCGTGGCGAGGGCCACGGTCCGCCACTCCCGCGGGCTGACGCCGCCGTCGGGCGAGATGAAGACGTCGCCGGTGGCGATGTGACCGTCCACAAGGTACTGCTGCTCGGTGCCGTAGGTCATGACCCACAGCTTGTCCATCACCGCCTGCGGCACGTAGGCGAAGAGCTCGACGCCGGTGCCGAGGTCGTGCTGGTTGTCGTAGGTGCCGCCGTCGTCGCGGTCATAAAAGCCGGAGTCGAAGGCGTGGATCATGCCGTCGTTGGCGCCGGCCAGGGCAACCCGCCGGCGGTTGGCGTGCTCGTTCATGAACAGCTCGTAGTTGTGCGCCCCGGCCTCGCCCCCCTGCACGTAACCGTAGTCGTAGAAGAACATCGAGGTGTTGGGCGGGTTCACGATCACCGGCTGCGAGTGGAAGATGTCGCCGAGCACCGAGTAGCCGGTCGGCCGCGGCGGGTTCTGGGGCGCCGGGTCGAGGCTCATCGGGTTGGCCCAGATGTCGCGGATGAAGTTGACGATCTCCTGGGTCTCGAGGTCGGACGGCAGGGATGGCAGGCCGAGGGCATCCTTGAAGTCGGCCCGGATCAGGGCGTTGGTGCCCACCTCCTCGATCCCGTGGCGGGTCCACACCGATGCCGACTCGGTACCGATGTAGACCTCGCGGGCCGGCGTCGGCAACGCCAGCTGGGCGGTCAGCGAGGTGGCGGCGTCCCACTCCACCGCGCCGAGGTCGATCTGGCAGTCACCGGTCACCGGCAGCGTCGGGTTCTGGTTGTTGATCTTGAAGGCGTACAGGTTGCCGGTCCACAGCGACTCGTCCTGCTGCGGCACGAACAGCGGGAACAGCGCCAGGTAGTCCCTGACGTCGCCGACGCTGCCGGCGCTCGACGGCGGCGGCGACACCTTGAACGGGACGAACGAGCGGTCGCCCTCGTCCATCCGGTTGATGACGTCGTACAGCGCGTCGCTCAGCTGGGAGGCGTTGGTGGCCGCGAAGAACTGGCCGTCGGTGATCTGCGACACGCACTGCAGCGGTGACGGGTTCATCGGATCGAACTCCTCGGAGAAGCCGATCATGAACACCTTCACCGGCTCGCCGAAGTCGGGCAGCTTGAACTTCCAGGCCGCCTGGTCGGGGTCGCAGGCGTTGAGGCCGCAGCTCTCCTCGCCGTCGGTGATGAACACCACGTACCACAGCCGGCACGCCGCCAGCGGGTCGTTGGACCACAGCCCGGTCGTGATCGAATCCTGGTACCAGTCGTAGGCATCCATCAGCGAGTTGGCGATCGGGGTGGTGCCGCGGGTCAGCATCGGGATCGGGTCGTAGGTCGGGCTCATCGGGTCGGTGTCGAAGCTGTCCTGCCACGACAGGCCCGAGCCGTCGTTGACCAGGTCAACCGCCGAGGCCATCGGCTCGAGCACCATCGCCACCTCGGCGAAGTTGCTCGGGGAGGCAGGCGGCGGCAGGTCGACGAGCAGGTTCCAGCCGTTGCAGAAGCCGTTGAGGGTCACGTTGCCGGGCTCGATGGCTGACGGGTTGTGGACGTCGAGGTCGATCTCGTAGGTCGGCCCCCGGCCGTAGGTGTAGTCGAGCAGCGCGCCCTCGAACAGTAGCTTGAACTCGAGCGCCTGCCGGCCCTCGGCGCCGGTCGAGTCGGGGTCCCAGTCGTCGGTCCAGGGAGACCACTCGCCGCACACCTGGTAGCAGTTGTCGCCCCAGCTCGAGACCCGGACGTTGTCGAAGCGGACCGGATTGGTGCTGCTGGTGGTGCCCGTCCACAGGCCGGCGAAGCCGGGAGCGAGCGGCGCGCCCGAGGTGTCGGTCCACTCGGCGATCGTGCACCACTCGCCGCCGCAGTCGATGAACGAGCAGGTGTCGGGGTCGGAGCAGTTGAAGCGCCGGGCCTGGGCCCGCAGGTTGCCGCAGAAGAAGTCGATCCGCAGCTGGTAGCACTGGTCCTCGTAGAGGGTCAGCAGCTCGTCGTTGCCCGGGTCGAGCTCGATCGACCCGGTGCCGATGGTCGTGTTGGTGCCGCCGAGCCGCTTGATCAGGGTCCAGCGGGCGCGCTGGCCGGCAAGCGCCTCGTTCCGCGTGGGAAAGTTCTGGACGTAGAACAGATAGCCGTTCTGCACCGGGTTGGTGCCCGACGGCGAGCCGCCCCAGACGACCCCGAGGGAGTTGGTCTGGGTGTTCGCCCGGAAGTCGACCTCGAAGCGGATGTTCTGCCACTGGGCGGGGTCGTAGGCGGGGTTGCCGGGCAGCGACTGGTCGATCACCAGCACGCTCGACCGGGTGCCGCTCGAGTACTGCTCCTTGACGTGCCAGTCCCAGTTGCGGGCGCACGAGATCGAGGTGTTGTCCGGATACCAGCGCGTCGCCGTGGTGCTGGTCCCCCATCGCATGCGGGTCCAGCCCGGGATCGCGTTGAGCGCGCCCGCCGGGTCGAAGTCGTCGGTGAAGATCTCGGTGGGAGGCGCGGTCGGGAAGAACTGCGCCTCGAGCGTGGCCGGGCCGGCGGCCATCGCCAGCAACAGGCCGCAGGCCGCCGCCGCCCACCGGCCAGCCGATCCGCCGCGGCCGGCGAGAGCCGAGGGGTGCAATCTCCTTCGCTGCATCAGGCGTGTCATGGCATCCCCCCTACTGCTCGGGCGTCGGCGTGAACGTCCGCGTCGGCGTGAACGTCCGCGTCGGCGTGAAGGTCGGCGTGTTGGTCGGCGTGTTGGTCGGAGTGTCGGTCGGCGTGTTGGTCGGCGTGTTGGTGCGGGTGTTGGTCGGCGTGTTGGTCGGCGTGTTGCTCGGCGTGTTGGTGCGGGTGTTGGTCGGCGTGTTCGACGGCGTGCTCGTCCGCGTCGGCGTGTTGGACGGGGTGAAGGTCGGCGTGATCGTCGCCGTGTTGGTCGGGGTCCGGGTCGGCGTGATCGTCGCCGTGTTGGTCGGCGTGTTGGTCCGGGTGAACGTCGGCGTGATCGTCGCCGTGTTGGTCCGCGTGAACGTCGGCGTGATCGTCGCCGTGTTGGTCGGGGTCCGGGTCGGCGTGATCGTCGCCGTGTTCGACGGCGTGTAGGTCCGGGTCGGCGTGTTGGTGATCGTCGGCGTCCGGGTGATGGTCGGGGTGTTGGTCGGCGTCAGGGTGCCGGTCGCCGTCGGCGTGTTGGTCGGCGTCCGGGTCGGCGTGATCGTCGCCGTGTTCGACGGCGTGTTCGTTCGGGTGAAGGTCGGCGTGATCGTCGGCGTGTTGGTGATCGTCGCGGTGTTGGTCGGGGTCCGGGTCGGCGTGATCGTCGCCGTGTTGGTCGGCGTGAAGGTCCGGGTCGGCGTGTCCGTGATGGTCGGCGTGTACGTCCGCGTGAAGGTCGCCGTGTTGGTCGGCGTGTCGGTCGGCGTCGCCGTGCTGGTCGGCGTGAAGGTCCGGGTCGGCGTGTCGGTCGGCGTATTCGTAAAGGTCGCCGTGTTGGTCGGGGTCGGGGTCCAGGTCGGCAGCGATGCCGGCAGGTCGCAGTTGCGGCCGCTGCGCTGCTCGACCGAGTCGATGAACAGCAGCCAGTCGCTGGTCTCGTTGCCGTCGAGATCGGCGTCGGCCGAGCCGTCGAGGTCGTAGTCGTCGTCGATGGCGTCCGCCACCGCGCGGTTGCCGATCGGCGCTCCGGCGAGGTCGATGCCGAGCGGGTGGTTGGGGTCGCCGATCGAGCTCAGGGTCGGCATCTCGAGGTGGACGCGCCGGCGCCACTGGATCAGCCGGCCGGGCGGCACCGGCTCCTCCCAGGCCTGCTCGCAGGCGTCGGCGTCGGGGCCGGGCGTGCCGTCGCGGTCCCACACCGGGTCGTTCGGGTCGCAGCGGTCGAAGGTGTAGTCCCACATCTCGGTGATCAGGTTGTTGGCTGCGTCCCGCTCGCCGGTCGCGTAGAACGGGAACACCCGGTCGAGGCAGATCGTCTCGTCGTCGGCCGGGTCGTCGGGCGTGCCCTTGTCGTCGATCAGGCAGTTGCCGAAGTAGACCGGCATGGTGTCGTAGGCGAACCGCGGCAGCCCGGTGTCGGGGTCGGTCGGACCGACGTCGTATGCCCGCTCCGGCCCGTAGCGCTGGCTCGGCAGCACGTAGCCCGGGTCTGCGGGGTCGGGGCTGAAGTAGGGGTTGAAGCCGATCATGAAGTGCCGGGTGACGTCCGCCGGGTTGACCAGCTGGGTGCCATCCCAGGTCTCGGACCAGCCGATCCGGAACGCGTACTGCGGCTCGACCATGCCGAAGCGGTCGCCGCCCATCGCCTGGTAGACCCAGTGCTTGGCCGGCACCGCGTTCGACGCGGCCGGCAGCTCCTGGGCGTAGCCGGCGAGCGCGTAGTTGGCCTCGGTGATGGTGACCAGGAACTGGCGCAGCACCGCCTTGGCGACGCCCATGCGCGAGTAGGGGTCGTCACCGCCGCCCGGCAGCATGCCGAACGGCACGATCCCGCCTTCCGAGGGCAGCGCGACGACCTCGGTGGTGCCCACCATCGACCCCGAGGTGTCGAGGATGAACACCAGGTTCGGCGGAGCGGCGCGCTCGCGCAGGAAGTCCCGATCGTCGGCGCCGGCCCAGCCTGCCGCCAGCAGCACCGCGGCCAGCACCAGACACGTCGTGGCCCGGGAATGTCTCATCTCGACCCCCTCGCTCCGCTCAACGGAAACACGCGATCAAGGGCACGAACTGGTCCTCGGTGAAGGGGAAGGCGGTCATGTCCACCTCCACCGCGGCCCGGGTCAGCCCG is part of the Thermoanaerobaculales bacterium genome and harbors:
- a CDS encoding PilC/PilY family type IV pilus protein; the encoded protein is MTRLMQRRRLHPSALAGRGGSAGRWAAAACGLLLAMAAGPATLEAQFFPTAPPTEIFTDDFDPAGALNAIPGWTRMRWGTSTTATRWYPDNTSISCARNWDWHVKEQYSSGTRSSVLVIDQSLPGNPAYDPAQWQNIRFEVDFRANTQTNSLGVVWGGSPSGTNPVQNGYLFYVQNFPTRNEALAGQRARWTLIKRLGGTNTTIGTGSIELDPGNDELLTLYEDQCYQLRIDFFCGNLRAQARRFNCSDPDTCSFIDCGGEWCTIAEWTDTSGAPLAPGFAGLWTGTTSSTNPVRFDNVRVSSWGDNCYQVCGEWSPWTDDWDPDSTGAEGRQALEFKLLFEGALLDYTYGRGPTYEIDLDVHNPSAIEPGNVTLNGFCNGWNLLVDLPPPASPSNFAEVAMVLEPMASAVDLVNDGSGLSWQDSFDTDPMSPTYDPIPMLTRGTTPIANSLMDAYDWYQDSITTGLWSNDPLAACRLWYVVFITDGEESCGLNACDPDQAAWKFKLPDFGEPVKVFMIGFSEEFDPMNPSPLQCVSQITDGQFFAATNASQLSDALYDVINRMDEGDRSFVPFKVSPPPSSAGSVGDVRDYLALFPLFVPQQDESLWTGNLYAFKINNQNPTLPVTGDCQIDLGAVEWDAATSLTAQLALPTPAREVYIGTESASVWTRHGIEEVGTNALIRADFKDALGLPSLPSDLETQEIVNFIRDIWANPMSLDPAPQNPPRPTGYSVLGDIFHSQPVIVNPPNTSMFFYDYGYVQGGEAGAHNYELFMNEHANRRRVALAGANDGMIHAFDSGFYDRDDGGTYDNQHDLGTGVELFAYVPQAVMDKLWVMTYGTEQQYLVDGHIATGDVFISPDGGVSPREWRTVALATMRRGGRGVVALDITQPDPTSGSPDFLPDESVMPGCDTGLTGNCSAEYPRLMWEFLDESDDDANCPVGMTGDECAPYWDLGWTWSKPAIARIAIYNAGTPSNPDDTFVAFFGGGWDKQESDLTGNFVYGVDIETGAVVYKEPIGVSVPGSFAALDSDLDGFHDRIYFGDSNGSLWRIGYPAPNDSGSTGVGAATLTRIFDFRADFAARQQFFMRPIIVPAFFDGSAYTWAITLGAGDRANLQLENGDISAYYFVLDVGDDVTRTAGNLLGLDYSALSGDFGCATNALDPVNGYYGWYMTMRPDERTTFESTVVSGHVLFSTFEPGDDLIAMNPPDLCPGGGGGGGGGGGGGGGEPDPDAPICRAAGIGRVYDLWFQCGNGTTTEFNQFITGNTGYTISGTSYVTFTPDIPIPGYTQEFLNPTGYTVTNWRQE